From Granulicella cerasi, a single genomic window includes:
- the gcvT gene encoding glycine cleavage system aminomethyltransferase GcvT has product MLENALPLRKTSLHATHHAHKARMVDFGGWDMPVQYTGLIDEHMAVRERVGIFDVSHMGDIQLRGPNSLAAVQKLLMNDASKLQTGQAHYSAMLTPDGTFVDDVVLHKLGENDYLIVINAGTREKDVKWVRSVIGGMSGVHVTDVSDYYTQIAIQGPRAMETLQKLTGVDLKAIKNYWFTWGTVCGCHNTLIARTGYTGEDGFEIYVPSDEPTSSRVWAEVLEAGKEFGIQPCGLGARNTLRLESAMALYGHEISDTINVFEANLGRYCKLDKGTDFVGRDALLKVQEAGGPKRKLVGLEMVERGIGRDMYPVRSAEGLVIGEVTSGSPAPFLKKNIALAYVPVEFAEVGTGVFVEIRNQPVKAVVVPTPFYKRPKVAAPVVTAPLS; this is encoded by the coding sequence ATGCTCGAAAACGCACTTCCTCTTCGCAAGACCTCTCTCCACGCCACGCACCACGCGCACAAGGCGCGCATGGTGGACTTCGGCGGCTGGGACATGCCCGTGCAGTACACGGGCCTGATCGACGAGCACATGGCCGTGCGTGAACGTGTGGGCATCTTCGACGTCTCGCACATGGGCGACATTCAGCTGCGTGGGCCGAACTCGCTGGCCGCCGTGCAGAAGCTGCTGATGAACGATGCGAGCAAGCTGCAGACGGGCCAGGCGCACTACTCGGCGATGCTCACGCCCGACGGCACCTTCGTCGATGACGTGGTGCTACACAAGCTCGGCGAGAATGACTACCTCATCGTCATCAACGCTGGCACGCGCGAGAAGGACGTGAAGTGGGTGCGCTCGGTGATCGGCGGCATGAGCGGCGTGCACGTCACCGACGTCAGCGACTACTACACACAGATCGCGATCCAGGGACCGCGCGCCATGGAGACGCTGCAGAAGCTCACCGGCGTCGACCTGAAGGCGATCAAGAACTACTGGTTCACGTGGGGCACGGTCTGCGGTTGCCACAACACGCTGATCGCGCGCACCGGCTACACCGGCGAGGATGGCTTCGAGATCTACGTGCCGAGCGATGAGCCGACGAGCTCGCGCGTGTGGGCGGAGGTGCTCGAAGCAGGCAAAGAATTCGGCATTCAGCCGTGTGGCCTGGGCGCGCGCAACACGCTGCGTCTGGAGTCGGCGATGGCTCTCTACGGCCACGAAATCTCGGATACGATCAATGTGTTTGAGGCCAACCTTGGTCGTTACTGCAAGCTCGATAAGGGCACAGACTTCGTCGGCCGCGACGCTCTGCTGAAGGTGCAGGAAGCAGGCGGACCGAAGCGCAAGCTCGTCGGCCTGGAGATGGTAGAGCGTGGCATCGGTCGCGATATGTATCCGGTGCGCTCGGCGGAGGGTCTGGTAATTGGCGAAGTGACCTCGGGTTCGCCCGCGCCGTTCCTCAAGAAGAACATCGCGCTTGCGTATGTGCCGGTGGAGTTCGCTGAGGTGGGCACGGGAGTGTTTGTGGAGATTCGCAATCAGCCGGTTAAGGCCGTTGTGGTGCCGACGCCGTTCTACAAGCGTCCGAAGGTTGCGGCTCCTGTGGTGACTGCGCCGCTGTCGTAA
- a CDS encoding polyphosphate kinase 2 family protein, whose protein sequence is MKIASSFLVKPHDKVKLGSLRTKIHTGVKDEHAASDVVKQHRKQLEDLQEIFYATQQNSILVVLQGMDTAGKDGTIRHIFSGINPQGCDVASFKVPTPIEQRHDFLWRCHQQVPARGIIGIFNRSHYEDVLSPRVHGQITKKTARERMQQINDWEQMLVENGTVVLKFFLHISQEEQTERLQARIDTPEKHWKLSPSDFSERLYWDGYVEAYEDILRHTSKKHAPWFVIPADHKWYRDVAVSKVLLETMQSLKMKMPKPQFDPTGLNLDKETPEAIALKVKMRVNKGAVEAEHDSLTAGGGERGSR, encoded by the coding sequence ATGAAGATTGCATCGTCGTTTCTCGTAAAGCCGCATGACAAGGTGAAGCTCGGATCGCTGCGCACGAAGATTCACACGGGTGTGAAGGATGAGCACGCCGCCAGCGATGTGGTGAAGCAGCATCGCAAGCAGCTGGAAGACCTGCAGGAGATCTTCTACGCGACGCAGCAAAATTCGATCCTGGTCGTGCTGCAGGGCATGGACACGGCGGGCAAGGATGGCACGATTCGCCACATCTTCTCGGGTATAAACCCGCAGGGCTGCGATGTGGCCTCGTTCAAGGTGCCGACGCCGATTGAGCAGCGGCATGACTTCCTCTGGCGCTGCCATCAGCAGGTGCCCGCGCGCGGCATCATCGGCATCTTCAACCGCTCGCACTATGAGGATGTGCTCTCGCCGCGAGTGCATGGGCAGATCACGAAGAAGACGGCGCGCGAGCGAATGCAGCAGATCAACGACTGGGAACAGATGCTCGTCGAGAACGGCACGGTGGTGCTGAAGTTCTTCCTGCATATTTCGCAGGAGGAGCAGACGGAGCGCCTGCAGGCGCGCATCGATACGCCGGAGAAGCACTGGAAGCTGTCGCCTTCGGACTTCTCAGAGCGCCTGTACTGGGACGGATACGTCGAGGCGTATGAAGACATCTTGCGCCACACATCGAAGAAACATGCGCCGTGGTTCGTGATTCCGGCGGACCATAAGTGGTATCGCGATGTGGCGGTGTCGAAGGTGCTGCTCGAGACGATGCAGTCGCTGAAGATGAAGATGCCGAAGCCGCAGTTTGATCCGACGGGGCTGAACCTCGACAAGGAAACGCCCGAGGCAATTGCGCTGAAGGTGAAGATGCGTGTGAACAAGGGCGCGGTCGAGGCCGAGCATGACTCGCTGACCGCAGGCGGCGGCGAGCGCGGCTCGCGCTAG
- a CDS encoding thioredoxin family protein yields MRHPLRTALAFTGIALSLIAMPRARAAEPGSANAIFEHARTEASAGHKNVLLVFSASWCGPCKLYERFLDDPKMKAITEKGYVVERIDVGERADDTKHTNTPGGEKLRSQLGAAAEPGFPFLIVTDAAGKPLVNSYLKGDKSNNIGYPVLPAEIDWYIAMLQQTAPSLSPQDLADTRAYLEGIARRIHH; encoded by the coding sequence ATGCGCCACCCTCTTCGTACAGCTTTGGCCTTCACCGGCATCGCGCTGAGCCTCATCGCCATGCCGCGCGCCCGCGCTGCAGAACCCGGCAGCGCCAACGCGATCTTCGAGCACGCACGCACCGAAGCCAGCGCCGGACACAAGAACGTGCTGCTCGTCTTCTCAGCTTCGTGGTGTGGTCCCTGCAAGCTCTACGAGCGCTTCCTCGACGATCCGAAGATGAAGGCGATCACCGAGAAGGGCTACGTCGTCGAGCGCATCGATGTCGGCGAGCGCGCCGATGACACCAAACACACCAATACTCCCGGCGGCGAAAAGCTGCGCTCGCAACTCGGCGCCGCAGCCGAACCGGGCTTCCCGTTCCTCATCGTCACCGACGCCGCCGGCAAGCCGCTCGTGAACTCCTACCTGAAGGGCGACAAGAGCAACAACATCGGCTACCCCGTCCTGCCCGCCGAGATCGATTGGTACATCGCGATGCTCCAGCAGACAGCACCGTCGCTTTCACCGCAGGACCTCGCGGACACGCGCGCTTATCTTGAGGGCATCGCCAGGCGCATCCACCACTAG
- a CDS encoding M28 family peptidase, whose amino-acid sequence MKRVVRGGVAACVLAMALPMTAQQAAWTVKPEWVKAHEEFLASDVMAGRGSATRDEQIAATYVASEFEGYGLQHAPGMSSYLQMATLISPRLDGHATLSAGSVSVSEGKDFDLLVYGGSDLSGKLVRVPITELKTTKFERGSIVLVTGVAGDPGKGFGAYTAARRAGAAAVLLQGEGVEGLYGVLGSQTKVGMHLEGVKPERAQAAALALKSAALDGVAAGTVVTLSAKEMAPAKMETFNAIGYLPGSDPKAGTILLTAHLDHLGTGKPVNGDAIYNGANDDAAGTTAVMEFAHALAAGPKLRRSVLFVCYGSEEMGEYGSLYFGAHSPVPLKDLVANIEFEMIGNQDPKTPKGTLLFTGYDRSNLGLTLKEHGALVGPDPYPEQHFFERSDNYQLALKGVVAHTAAGWGTVPTYHQPNDDIAHLDLPFMTAAIQSFVEPIRWLATSDFVPKWNPGGDPSKEK is encoded by the coding sequence ATGAAGCGAGTGGTTCGTGGGGGTGTGGCGGCGTGCGTGTTGGCGATGGCGTTGCCGATGACGGCGCAGCAGGCTGCGTGGACGGTGAAGCCCGAGTGGGTGAAGGCGCATGAGGAGTTTCTGGCCAGCGATGTGATGGCCGGGCGCGGCTCCGCCACGCGCGACGAGCAGATTGCGGCGACGTATGTTGCCAGCGAGTTTGAGGGCTACGGGCTGCAGCACGCGCCGGGCATGTCGAGCTATCTGCAGATGGCGACGCTGATTTCGCCGAGGCTCGACGGCCACGCGACGCTGAGCGCGGGCAGTGTGTCGGTGAGTGAGGGCAAGGACTTCGACCTGCTGGTGTACGGAGGCAGCGACCTGAGCGGCAAGCTCGTGCGCGTGCCGATCACGGAGCTGAAGACGACGAAGTTTGAGCGCGGCTCTATCGTGCTGGTGACGGGCGTGGCGGGCGATCCTGGCAAGGGCTTCGGCGCGTATACGGCGGCCAGGCGCGCGGGCGCGGCGGCGGTGTTGCTGCAGGGTGAAGGCGTCGAGGGGCTGTACGGCGTGCTCGGCAGCCAGACGAAGGTCGGGATGCATCTCGAAGGCGTGAAGCCCGAGCGTGCCCAGGCCGCAGCGTTGGCGTTGAAGTCCGCGGCGCTGGATGGCGTGGCTGCAGGCACGGTGGTGACGCTGAGCGCGAAGGAGATGGCCCCGGCGAAGATGGAGACCTTCAATGCGATCGGCTATCTGCCAGGCTCGGACCCGAAGGCGGGAACGATTCTGCTGACCGCGCATCTGGACCATCTCGGCACGGGCAAGCCGGTGAATGGCGACGCGATCTACAACGGCGCGAACGATGACGCTGCCGGAACGACCGCTGTAATGGAGTTTGCGCACGCGCTGGCGGCAGGGCCGAAGCTGCGTCGCAGCGTGCTTTTCGTCTGCTACGGCAGCGAGGAGATGGGCGAGTACGGCTCGCTGTACTTCGGCGCGCACTCGCCTGTGCCGCTGAAGGATCTTGTGGCCAACATCGAGTTCGAGATGATCGGCAACCAGGACCCCAAGACGCCGAAGGGGACGCTGCTCTTCACCGGCTACGACCGCTCGAACCTTGGCCTGACGCTGAAGGAGCATGGCGCGCTGGTCGGGCCCGATCCTTACCCGGAGCAGCACTTCTTCGAGCGGTCGGACAACTATCAGTTGGCGCTAAAGGGCGTGGTGGCGCATACGGCTGCGGGTTGGGGCACGGTGCCCACGTATCACCAGCCGAACGACGACATCGCGCACCTCGACCTGCCGTTCATGACGGCGGCGATTCAGTCTTTCGTCGAGCCGATCCGCTGGCTGGCGACGAGTGATTTCGTGCCGAAGTGGAATCCCGGCGGCGATCCTAGCAAGGAGAAGTAA